The Geotalea uraniireducens Rf4 genome window below encodes:
- a CDS encoding acyl-CoA mutase large subunit family protein yields MSISEKKKAWQETTVSKNIAKAPERNNEFSTTSNIEMERCFTPDFEYPGYEENLGFPGEYPFTRGVQPTMYRGRFWTMRQYAGFGTAKESNERYKYLLQAGQTGLSVAFDLPTQMGYDSDAGMSRGEVGKVGVAIDSMADMEILFDGIPLDKVSTSMTINSTAAILLAMYIAVAEKQGVSSDKVSGTIQNDILKEYMARGTYIYPPKESMRIITDIFAYCKDQVPKWNTISISGYHIREAGSSAVQEVAFTLADGIAYVDAAIKAGLDVDEFAPRLAFFFNAHNNLLEEVAKFRAARRMWARIMKERFKAKDPKSQMLRFHTQTAGCTLTAQQPDNNIMRVTMQALAAVLGGTQSLHTNSRDEALALPTEDSVRIALRTQQVIAYESGVADSIDPLAGSFLVESLTDQIEKAALEYIDKIDKLGGAVEAISQGFQQKEIQDSAFAYQRAIETNELVIVGVNKFTIQEPPPSGLLKVKEEVEIFQKKSLAELKAKRDNARVQDTLKSLETAARGTDNLMPHILDAVKAYATLGEISDVFREVFGKHRETVVL; encoded by the coding sequence ATGAGCATTTCCGAAAAAAAGAAAGCATGGCAGGAAACAACCGTCAGCAAGAACATCGCCAAGGCGCCGGAGCGCAATAACGAATTCAGCACCACCTCCAACATCGAGATGGAGCGCTGTTTTACCCCTGACTTCGAATACCCCGGTTACGAGGAAAACCTCGGTTTCCCCGGTGAATACCCCTTTACCCGCGGTGTGCAGCCGACCATGTACCGCGGCCGTTTCTGGACCATGCGCCAGTACGCCGGTTTCGGCACCGCAAAGGAGTCCAACGAGCGCTACAAGTATCTCCTCCAGGCAGGCCAGACCGGTCTGTCGGTTGCCTTCGATCTTCCCACCCAGATGGGTTACGATTCGGACGCGGGCATGAGCCGCGGGGAAGTGGGGAAGGTGGGGGTCGCCATCGACTCGATGGCTGATATGGAGATACTTTTCGACGGCATTCCCCTCGACAAGGTTTCCACCTCCATGACCATCAATTCCACTGCGGCGATCCTTCTTGCCATGTACATCGCCGTGGCCGAGAAGCAGGGGGTCTCGTCGGACAAGGTGTCCGGCACCATCCAGAACGATATCCTCAAGGAGTACATGGCGCGCGGCACCTATATCTACCCGCCCAAGGAGTCGATGCGCATCATCACCGATATCTTCGCCTACTGCAAGGACCAGGTTCCCAAGTGGAACACCATCAGCATTTCCGGCTATCACATCCGCGAGGCCGGCTCCAGCGCAGTGCAGGAAGTGGCATTCACCCTGGCCGACGGCATCGCCTACGTGGATGCAGCCATAAAGGCGGGACTCGATGTGGACGAGTTCGCGCCGCGGCTCGCCTTCTTCTTCAATGCCCATAACAACCTGCTGGAAGAGGTGGCCAAGTTCCGCGCCGCCCGCCGCATGTGGGCCAGGATCATGAAGGAGCGCTTCAAGGCCAAGGACCCCAAGTCCCAGATGCTCCGCTTCCATACCCAGACCGCCGGCTGTACCCTTACCGCCCAGCAGCCCGACAACAACATCATGCGTGTCACCATGCAGGCCCTGGCTGCCGTGCTCGGCGGCACCCAGTCGCTCCACACCAATTCCCGCGACGAAGCCCTTGCCCTTCCCACAGAGGATTCGGTACGCATCGCGCTCAGGACGCAGCAGGTCATTGCCTATGAATCCGGTGTCGCCGATTCCATCGACCCGCTGGCAGGAAGCTTCCTCGTCGAGTCGTTGACCGATCAGATTGAAAAGGCGGCTCTGGAGTACATCGACAAGATAGACAAGCTGGGCGGAGCGGTTGAGGCCATTTCGCAGGGCTTCCAGCAGAAGGAGATCCAGGATTCCGCCTTCGCCTACCAGCGGGCGATCGAAACCAATGAACTGGTGATCGTCGGGGTCAACAAATTCACCATCCAGGAGCCGCCGCCAAGCGGTCTGCTGAAGGTGAAGGAAGAAGTGGAAATCTTCCAGAAAAAGTCGCTGGCCGAGTTGAAGGCAAAGCGGGACAACGCCAGGGTGCAGGATACACTCAAATCCCTTGAAACTGCTGCGAGGGGGACCGATAACCTGATGCCGCATATCCTTGACGCGGTCAAGGCCTACGCCACCCTGGGCGAGATCTCTGACGTCTTCCGCGAGGTCTTCGGCAAACACCGTGAGACGGTTGTGCTGTAA
- the mce gene encoding methylmalonyl-CoA epimerase, with product MLTKINHIGIAVNSLDEAIPFYRDNLGMAFRGMEEVVEQQVKVAFLEVGESKIELLEPTSAESPVAKFLEKNGPGVHHIAYQVEDLEAAIAKLESEGARMIDKVPRLGAHGARIAFIHPKSSNGVLTELCQAGH from the coding sequence ATGCTGACAAAAATCAATCACATCGGTATAGCGGTAAATTCCCTGGACGAGGCAATTCCCTTTTATCGTGACAATCTCGGCATGGCCTTCAGGGGGATGGAAGAGGTTGTGGAACAGCAGGTCAAGGTGGCCTTCCTTGAAGTGGGTGAGTCGAAGATCGAACTGTTGGAGCCGACCAGTGCCGAGAGTCCTGTAGCCAAGTTTCTGGAGAAGAACGGTCCCGGCGTTCACCACATTGCCTACCAGGTGGAGGATCTTGAAGCAGCCATCGCAAAGCTGGAATCGGAGGGGGCGCGCATGATCGACAAGGTCCCGCGGCTGGGCGCCCACGGAGCGCGCATTGCCTTCATCCATCCAAAAAGCAGTAATGGCGTGTTGACCGAACTCTGCCAGGCGGGGCATTGA
- the mntA gene encoding type VII toxin-antitoxin system MntA family adenylyltransferase antitoxin produces the protein MKPIKPMKKSITETIIQYFAPDRHVIAVYLFGSQARGRAKPSSDVDLAVLLAEKPDFDYRLKAMDELSGLLKKPVDVVILDQCGLIMQRQVLKYGILLYERDSRKRKAFEILSRKMYLDFLPAHRLYVSKMEERILRRVENGR, from the coding sequence TTGAAACCGATCAAACCCATGAAGAAATCCATCACCGAAACGATTATTCAGTATTTTGCTCCTGATCGACACGTCATAGCCGTCTACCTGTTCGGCTCGCAGGCCAGGGGAAGGGCGAAGCCGTCCAGCGATGTGGATTTGGCGGTGCTTCTTGCAGAAAAGCCCGATTTCGACTACCGCTTAAAAGCCATGGACGAGCTTTCAGGTCTGCTGAAAAAGCCGGTGGATGTCGTGATCCTTGACCAATGCGGTCTGATAATGCAGCGGCAGGTGCTCAAATACGGGATCCTCCTCTATGAACGGGACAGCAGGAAGCGCAAGGCTTTCGAGATACTTTCCCGGAAAATGTATCTTGATTTTCTGCCGGCGCACCGCCTCTACGTGTCAAAAATGGAAGAAAGAATCCTCCGGAGGGTGGAGAATGGTCGATAA
- the hepT gene encoding type VII toxin-antitoxin system HepT family RNase toxin, producing MVDKEVTERLLGLLDGYLNDLQSVQGLSFDEYESDIRTKRFVERTLQIAVEACFDMGWHIIADEGLPEAENNRDVFKVLADAKVIDRSIVPSLQQMASFRNLIVHDYGKIDDEIVFGILKRRIVDFEAYAGMIVGYLSGK from the coding sequence ATGGTCGATAAAGAAGTAACGGAAAGGCTTCTGGGGCTTCTGGATGGATACTTGAACGACCTGCAATCTGTTCAGGGGCTAAGTTTCGATGAGTATGAATCTGATATCAGGACGAAGAGGTTCGTAGAAAGAACCTTGCAGATAGCCGTCGAAGCCTGTTTTGACATGGGGTGGCACATCATTGCCGATGAAGGATTGCCCGAAGCAGAGAATAACAGGGATGTCTTCAAGGTTCTTGCGGATGCAAAAGTAATCGACCGGTCGATTGTTCCGAGTCTGCAACAGATGGCTTCTTTTCGGAACCTGATAGTGCACGACTACGGAAAGATCGACGACGAGATAGTCTTTGGCATCCTAAAACGCCGGATTGTCGATTTTGAGGCTTACGCGGGGATGATAGTCGGATATCTCAGTGGGAAATAA
- a CDS encoding FG-GAP repeat domain-containing protein, translating into MKKFAVFIILLCPLYFVSQVRAAQIKAYVAEFNVAGVPNRDELKGTLQTLLASRLNSEAIFTVDASTGADVLVTGSYAVLGKIFSLDAVARDSSGKVLARVFEQGESQDELIPALAKLAQKLGGEIVKSLPPPVAKPVSPAPATALPVPVPAAAAPSGEIVRAEPVSKSGSSSWTSQRLDGALVGIAPGRTLENGVRELYVVDDHALRLYRQGKELELVAEVTFGDSEQILGVDTAALDGDGISEAYLTMLSGDNLASQVWVARDGRLQKVAENLPYFFRAIALDGKEKRIYVQEMGRDADFYGDVYELVRKDAKFEKQNPIKLPRFGFLYNFNRFTDAKGGSHYVLINADGYVIVYSAAGEELWRSSDKFGGSELYFKRQDLANVRTTGDQYRWTFLEQRIVVTPEGEIIVPKNSGLFVFGTNRSYKKNSVFSFAWNGSTLDERWHTKESQNYLADYSFDAPRKELILLEVVKKEGLIEKGASAIVVKRVE; encoded by the coding sequence ATGAAAAAATTTGCCGTTTTTATTATCTTGCTGTGCCCGCTTTACTTTGTGTCCCAGGTGCGCGCGGCCCAGATCAAGGCTTACGTAGCAGAGTTCAACGTTGCCGGCGTGCCGAACCGGGATGAACTGAAAGGGACCCTCCAGACGCTGCTTGCCTCCCGCCTGAACAGCGAAGCGATATTCACCGTGGACGCCTCAACCGGTGCGGATGTGCTCGTAACGGGGAGCTATGCGGTGCTGGGAAAGATATTCAGTCTGGATGCGGTCGCCAGGGACAGTTCCGGCAAAGTGCTTGCGCGGGTGTTCGAGCAGGGGGAGAGCCAGGATGAACTGATTCCCGCACTTGCCAAGCTGGCACAGAAGTTGGGCGGCGAGATAGTAAAGAGTTTGCCGCCCCCGGTCGCTAAGCCCGTATCGCCTGCTCCGGCAACAGCTTTGCCTGTCCCGGTTCCTGCAGCTGCCGCACCGTCCGGCGAGATCGTCAGGGCGGAACCGGTGTCCAAATCCGGCAGCTCAAGCTGGACCAGCCAGCGACTTGACGGCGCACTGGTCGGCATTGCTCCGGGGAGAACCCTGGAAAACGGCGTGCGTGAATTATATGTCGTTGACGATCACGCCCTCCGTCTCTATCGCCAGGGAAAAGAGTTGGAACTCGTTGCCGAAGTTACCTTCGGCGATTCCGAACAAATACTCGGCGTAGATACGGCCGCCCTGGATGGTGACGGGATTTCCGAAGCCTATCTGACCATGTTGAGCGGCGATAATCTGGCATCGCAGGTCTGGGTCGCCCGGGACGGGAGATTGCAGAAGGTTGCGGAAAATCTACCTTACTTCTTCCGGGCTATTGCCCTGGACGGGAAGGAAAAAAGGATCTACGTGCAGGAGATGGGACGCGATGCCGATTTTTATGGCGATGTGTATGAACTGGTAAGAAAAGACGCCAAATTCGAGAAGCAAAATCCCATCAAGCTTCCCCGCTTCGGCTTTCTTTATAACTTCAACCGCTTTACAGATGCCAAAGGGGGGAGCCACTACGTGCTGATAAACGCGGACGGTTACGTCATCGTCTATTCTGCCGCAGGGGAAGAGTTGTGGCGCAGCAGCGACAAGTTCGGCGGAAGCGAACTGTATTTCAAACGACAGGATCTGGCTAATGTGAGGACAACCGGCGATCAATACCGGTGGACATTCCTTGAGCAGCGCATTGTCGTGACTCCAGAGGGTGAAATCATCGTGCCAAAGAACAGCGGCTTGTTCGTCTTCGGCACAAACCGTTCCTATAAGAAGAATTCCGTGTTTTCCTTTGCCTGGAACGGTTCAACCCTCGATGAAAGGTGGCATACAAAGGAGAGCCAGAATTATCTGGCCGATTATTCTTTCGATGCTCCCCGCAAGGAGCTGATCCTTCTCGAAGTGGTAAAGAAGGAAGGCTTGATTGAAAAGGGAGCGAGTGCCATTGTTGTGAAGAGGGTGGAGTAG
- a CDS encoding ATP phosphoribosyltransferase regulatory subunit translates to MINPSCIEAPLPKGVTDFLPEKADKIAYIEGKISRVFDLWGFRRIITPLLEFQDVISMGMGEDLKAKTFRFDDRQTGRLLAIPPDITPQIARIVATRMHGYPLPHRISYNGRVLRHAEIQSGRSREVFQSGVELIGLSSPEADAEMVAMAVEVLQGLGFDNFKIDLGQVDFFRGIMLASGLAPAVQNLLQEAIAKKDSSAVREILEKEPVADAIKEEIAALPRLYGGREVLAVAERVAGNDRSKKALDNIAQVLEILDIYGVTDYLTIDLGEIRGLDYHTGVTFEGFVGGLGEAVCGGGRYDDLTAKYGFPAPATGFAFNILALLNALGKRPEVEASKTRDFLLFNLKEDRREVLEIAQRLRARGFTTARDIIHRDFDNSLAYAKRMNIKQMLVIGGDYCADDEVYVVRVADKIGVAVKKIDLFREDYSLKFEQ, encoded by the coding sequence TTGATAAATCCATCCTGCATAGAAGCTCCACTGCCAAAAGGCGTGACAGATTTTCTCCCGGAAAAGGCGGATAAAATTGCCTATATCGAAGGGAAGATCAGCCGGGTTTTTGACCTGTGGGGATTCAGGCGCATCATTACTCCCCTGCTCGAATTCCAGGACGTCATTTCCATGGGGATGGGGGAGGATCTCAAGGCAAAGACGTTCCGCTTTGACGACCGTCAGACCGGCAGGCTGCTCGCCATTCCTCCCGATATCACCCCACAGATTGCCCGCATAGTAGCCACAAGGATGCACGGCTATCCGCTTCCCCATCGCATTTCCTATAACGGCAGGGTACTGCGTCACGCGGAGATTCAGTCCGGGCGGAGCCGTGAGGTATTTCAGTCCGGAGTGGAGCTGATCGGCCTGAGCTCGCCGGAAGCGGATGCGGAAATGGTGGCGATGGCGGTTGAGGTGCTGCAGGGGCTCGGTTTTGATAACTTCAAGATCGACCTGGGGCAGGTCGATTTTTTCCGCGGCATCATGCTCGCATCAGGTTTGGCGCCTGCTGTCCAGAACCTTCTGCAGGAGGCCATAGCCAAGAAAGACTCATCGGCAGTGCGGGAGATACTGGAAAAAGAGCCGGTCGCAGATGCGATTAAGGAAGAGATTGCCGCCTTGCCGAGACTTTACGGCGGCCGCGAAGTGCTTGCCGTAGCCGAGCGGGTTGCCGGCAATGACCGCTCGAAGAAGGCACTCGACAATATTGCACAAGTGCTGGAAATCCTCGACATATACGGAGTGACCGACTATCTGACCATCGACCTCGGCGAGATTCGCGGGCTTGATTATCATACCGGCGTGACATTCGAGGGCTTTGTCGGCGGTTTGGGAGAAGCGGTTTGCGGCGGTGGACGTTATGACGACCTGACCGCAAAATATGGCTTCCCGGCGCCCGCCACAGGTTTTGCTTTCAATATCCTCGCGCTTCTGAACGCCCTTGGCAAACGCCCCGAAGTGGAGGCAAGCAAAACGCGGGACTTCTTGCTTTTCAATCTCAAGGAAGACCGCCGTGAAGTGCTGGAAATAGCACAACGCCTGCGTGCCAGAGGATTTACCACGGCCAGGGACATCATCCACAGGGATTTCGATAATTCACTGGCTTATGCAAAGCGGATGAATATCAAGCAGATGCTTGTTATTGGCGGCGACTATTGCGCGGACGACGAGGTTTACGTGGTCCGGGTTGCAGATAAGATTGGGGTAGCAGTAAAAAAGATCGACCTCTTCAGGGAAGATTATTCGTTGAAATTCGAGCAGTAA
- a CDS encoding adenylosuccinate synthase yields the protein MANVVVVGAQWGDEGKGKVVDIYTEFADDVVRYQGGNNAGHTLVVGDEKIVLHLIPSGILHQGKRCIIGNGVVLDPEVFIREITNLKAKGKFQDDGVLLLSESLHIIMPYHKRIDIAREANSGAKKIGTTGRGIGPAYEDKIGRRGIRLMDLLDKQVFSRKLKEFLEEKNFILEKLLGERPFTFEEIFDEYSAYADTLRNYVADTTLVLHQDLKAGKKLLFEGAQGTLLDVDHGTYPYVTSSSTCAGGACTGTGASPRDINEIIGISKAYVTRVGSGPFPTELEDADGEKLRHTGGEFGATTGRPRRCGWFDALVIKYAVRVNGLTGIALTKLDVLSDFESIKICTGYSYNDKFLNELPANLDVFEKCRPVYEEMPGWQSDITGVRSFEELPEKAKNYVKRLEELAGCPIVLVSVGPRRDETIMLKNPFEA from the coding sequence ATGGCTAACGTCGTGGTAGTAGGCGCCCAATGGGGCGACGAGGGAAAAGGGAAGGTTGTCGACATCTATACTGAGTTTGCGGATGACGTTGTCCGCTACCAGGGGGGTAACAATGCCGGCCATACCCTGGTCGTGGGGGATGAGAAGATAGTCCTGCATTTGATCCCCTCCGGGATTCTACACCAGGGTAAGCGATGTATAATCGGCAATGGTGTTGTGCTCGACCCGGAAGTTTTTATCCGCGAGATCACCAATTTAAAGGCTAAGGGCAAGTTCCAGGATGATGGCGTGTTGCTCCTCTCCGAGTCGCTGCATATCATCATGCCTTACCACAAGCGGATTGACATCGCCCGGGAAGCCAATAGCGGCGCCAAAAAGATCGGTACGACTGGTCGCGGGATCGGACCTGCCTATGAGGATAAGATCGGACGGCGCGGCATTCGCCTCATGGACCTCCTGGATAAGCAGGTTTTCAGCCGCAAGTTGAAGGAATTTCTGGAGGAGAAGAACTTTATTCTCGAGAAGCTGTTGGGAGAAAGACCCTTCACCTTTGAAGAAATATTCGACGAATACAGCGCATACGCGGACACGCTTCGCAATTATGTCGCCGATACGACCCTCGTGCTGCACCAGGACCTTAAGGCCGGGAAAAAGCTTCTGTTCGAGGGGGCGCAGGGGACGCTTCTCGATGTGGACCATGGCACCTATCCCTATGTCACCTCATCCTCTACCTGTGCCGGCGGCGCATGTACGGGAACAGGCGCAAGCCCGAGGGATATCAATGAAATTATCGGCATTTCCAAGGCTTATGTCACACGGGTCGGCAGTGGTCCGTTCCCGACCGAACTGGAAGATGCCGATGGCGAGAAGCTGCGCCATACAGGGGGAGAGTTCGGTGCAACTACGGGCCGTCCCCGTCGTTGCGGCTGGTTTGATGCCCTGGTTATTAAATATGCGGTGCGAGTCAACGGCTTGACCGGGATCGCCCTTACCAAGCTCGATGTTCTCAGCGATTTTGAATCCATCAAGATTTGCACCGGGTATTCATATAACGACAAGTTCCTGAATGAACTTCCCGCCAACCTCGATGTGTTTGAAAAGTGCCGGCCCGTTTACGAAGAGATGCCGGGATGGCAATCGGATATAACAGGCGTCAGGTCCTTCGAAGAACTGCCGGAAAAGGCGAAAAACTATGTAAAGAGGCTGGAAGAGCTTGCTGGGTGCCCCATTGTACTTGTTTCGGTTGGCCCTCGACGCGACGAGACGATAATGTTGAAAAATCCTTTTGAGGCTTGA
- the hcp gene encoding hydroxylamine reductase, protein MMKKIMQWFGFSTSAANTNKTTKEEVMSNMFCYQCEQAANGGCTKVGVCGKQPDVAALQDQLVYAMKGIAYWADKARTKGAKDQEIDRFMLDGLFTTVTNVDFSADEIAKLVRQAAGLRDKAQALFESANGGPNAGSVPEAARPFAPGTTAELATLGARHGVKDDSIDPDVKSVQEILVYGMKGYAAYAHHALVIGLENDDIYAFTHKALAATLDKNLGLMDFVTLAMECGRINLVTMELLNKANTDSYGHPVPTPVQLGTRAGKAILVSGHDLRMLEELLKQTEGTGVNVYTHGEMLPAHGYPGLKKYSHLAGNFGGAWQDQAKEFANFPGAIIFNTNCIQRPAESYKDRLFTWGLVQWPDVKNIEGWDFSQVIRKARELPGFPENPGKEILTGFGHNAVLGVADKVIAAVKAGQIRHFFLIGGCDGAKSGRNYYTEFAEKVPKDCVILTLACGKYRFNKLDFGDIGGIPRLLDIGQCNDAYSAIQIAVALAGAFECGVNDLPLSMILSWYEQKAVAILLTLLHLGIKNIKLGPTLPAFITPNVLNFLVENFNIAPIATAEEDLKQILG, encoded by the coding sequence ATGATGAAAAAGATTATGCAATGGTTCGGTTTTTCCACATCTGCTGCAAACACCAACAAAACAACAAAGGAGGAAGTAATGTCGAACATGTTCTGTTACCAGTGTGAACAGGCCGCCAACGGCGGCTGCACCAAAGTCGGGGTCTGCGGCAAGCAGCCGGACGTGGCCGCCCTGCAGGACCAACTCGTCTATGCCATGAAGGGGATCGCCTATTGGGCCGACAAAGCCCGGACAAAGGGAGCCAAGGATCAGGAGATCGACCGCTTCATGCTCGACGGCCTCTTTACCACCGTCACCAACGTGGATTTCAGCGCCGACGAGATCGCCAAGCTGGTCCGCCAGGCGGCCGGACTCCGCGACAAGGCCCAGGCCCTTTTTGAATCGGCCAATGGCGGCCCAAACGCCGGCAGCGTCCCCGAGGCGGCCCGCCCTTTTGCCCCCGGCACCACGGCCGAACTGGCGACTCTCGGAGCAAGGCACGGGGTGAAAGATGACAGCATCGACCCTGACGTGAAGTCGGTCCAGGAGATCCTCGTTTATGGTATGAAAGGTTATGCTGCTTACGCCCACCACGCCTTGGTGATCGGCCTGGAAAACGATGATATCTACGCCTTCACCCATAAGGCCCTTGCCGCCACTCTCGACAAGAACCTGGGACTGATGGACTTCGTCACCCTCGCCATGGAGTGCGGCAGGATTAACCTGGTGACCATGGAACTGCTCAACAAGGCCAACACCGACAGCTACGGTCACCCGGTCCCAACCCCTGTACAGCTCGGCACCAGGGCGGGCAAGGCCATCCTCGTCTCGGGCCACGACCTGCGCATGCTGGAGGAACTGCTGAAGCAGACCGAGGGGACCGGCGTCAATGTCTATACCCACGGCGAGATGCTCCCCGCCCACGGCTATCCGGGCCTGAAGAAGTACTCCCACCTGGCGGGCAATTTCGGCGGCGCTTGGCAGGATCAGGCCAAGGAATTTGCCAACTTTCCCGGCGCCATCATCTTCAATACCAACTGCATCCAGCGTCCGGCCGAAAGTTACAAGGACCGCCTCTTCACCTGGGGCCTGGTGCAGTGGCCCGACGTCAAGAATATTGAAGGCTGGGACTTTTCCCAGGTAATCAGGAAAGCCCGGGAACTCCCCGGTTTTCCGGAGAACCCCGGCAAGGAGATCCTGACCGGCTTCGGCCACAACGCAGTGCTCGGCGTTGCCGACAAGGTGATTGCAGCGGTCAAGGCCGGCCAGATCCGCCATTTCTTCCTGATAGGCGGCTGCGACGGCGCCAAGAGCGGCCGCAACTACTACACCGAGTTTGCCGAGAAGGTACCGAAGGACTGCGTCATCCTCACTCTGGCCTGTGGCAAGTACCGCTTCAACAAACTCGATTTCGGCGACATCGGCGGCATTCCGCGCCTGCTCGATATCGGCCAGTGCAACGATGCCTACTCGGCGATCCAGATCGCCGTGGCCCTGGCTGGCGCCTTTGAGTGCGGGGTGAATGACCTGCCGCTGTCGATGATCCTCTCCTGGTATGAACAGAAGGCGGTAGCGATCCTTCTGACCCTGCTCCACCTGGGAATCAAGAACATCAAGCTCGGTCCGACGCTGCCGGCCTTCATCACCCCCAATGTTCTCAACTTTCTGGTGGAGAACTTCAACATCGCGCCGATCGCCACTGCTGAAGAGGATCTCAAACAAATCCTCGGCTAA
- the nrfH gene encoding cytochrome c nitrite reductase small subunit, translated as MQLRITKSLVLTILSTVLGGLAIAAFMLVGPPKLLAKSESPDFCASCHVMGEEHAAWRHAGAHRRIRCVDCHLPNGNPVAHYVWKSIDGMKDVISFNTGLVPETIMLSPHGEKVVQANCIRCHEATVARMDTTRTCWGCHRRLRHRLTGTISFR; from the coding sequence ATGCAGCTCCGCATCACTAAAAGTCTCGTTTTGACAATCCTTTCGACTGTCTTGGGAGGACTTGCAATAGCGGCATTCATGCTTGTCGGCCCACCCAAGCTCCTTGCAAAATCAGAGTCCCCTGATTTCTGCGCGAGCTGCCACGTGATGGGGGAAGAGCACGCCGCCTGGCGTCATGCCGGCGCACACCGGCGCATCAGATGCGTCGACTGTCACCTCCCCAACGGCAACCCGGTTGCACACTACGTCTGGAAATCCATCGACGGAATGAAAGACGTCATCTCGTTCAATACGGGGCTCGTTCCCGAAACAATCATGCTTTCCCCACATGGTGAAAAGGTTGTCCAGGCAAACTGTATCAGGTGTCACGAGGCAACCGTAGCCCGAATGGATACGACCCGGACGTGCTGGGGGTGTCACCGCCGGCTGCGCCACCGGCTGACCGGTACCATTTCTTTCCGCTAA
- a CDS encoding ammonia-forming cytochrome c nitrite reductase subunit c552 codes for MQMKFVKILALPVLLIAIALWFGCAPKKVERVKTAEIADGTVDPAQWGKVYPVEYDLWKKTGEPTPAGKSRYKRGYDEGEARPDKLDEFPFLALLYNGWAFGTEYKEPRGHFFMVQDQLEVDPGRIKAGGSCLTCKTPYAPVLQKQMGRDYFAKPYTEVHEKIPDEHQTLGVSCIDCHNNRDMSLKISRGFTLGKALETIGVEERKLTQQDMRTLVCAQCHVTYSITKDAQMKSTDVFFPWEGGTMGNITIENIIKKLRSNPPSREWTQSVTGFRLAFIRHPEFELFSNNSVHWNAGVACSDCHMPYTKVGSQKVSDHRVMSPLKNDLKACQQCHAESPEWLRNQVFAIQDRTMSLFIRSGYATATVAKLFEMANRAETGGKRIDRTLYDQAKNHYEEAFYRVIYIGAENSVGFHNPTEAMRILGDAASQAGKAEGLLRQALAKAGIAVPVKVDLELAKYVNNRGAKKLMFKPEHEIKDPLATR; via the coding sequence ATGCAAATGAAATTCGTGAAAATCCTCGCTTTGCCGGTACTCCTGATTGCCATCGCCCTCTGGTTCGGTTGCGCGCCGAAAAAGGTGGAGCGGGTGAAGACGGCAGAAATCGCCGATGGGACTGTCGATCCGGCCCAGTGGGGGAAGGTGTATCCTGTCGAATATGATCTCTGGAAAAAAACCGGTGAGCCGACCCCGGCAGGCAAAAGCAGGTACAAACGCGGCTACGATGAGGGTGAGGCCCGTCCGGACAAGCTCGACGAGTTCCCCTTTTTGGCGCTTCTCTATAACGGCTGGGCATTCGGCACAGAATACAAGGAGCCGCGGGGGCATTTCTTTATGGTGCAGGACCAGCTGGAGGTGGATCCGGGGCGAATAAAGGCGGGAGGTTCTTGCCTCACTTGCAAGACCCCATACGCACCGGTTCTCCAGAAGCAGATGGGACGGGACTACTTCGCCAAGCCCTATACCGAGGTGCATGAGAAGATTCCCGATGAGCACCAGACCCTTGGCGTATCCTGCATTGACTGCCATAACAACAGGGACATGTCGCTCAAAATCTCTCGAGGCTTTACCCTCGGCAAGGCACTGGAGACGATCGGCGTCGAAGAAAGGAAGCTGACCCAGCAGGACATGCGGACCCTGGTCTGCGCCCAGTGTCATGTCACGTACAGCATAACCAAAGATGCCCAAATGAAGTCGACGGACGTCTTCTTCCCCTGGGAGGGAGGCACGATGGGTAACATCACCATTGAAAACATCATAAAGAAGCTGCGAAGCAACCCGCCGAGCAGGGAGTGGACCCAGAGCGTCACAGGCTTCCGACTGGCCTTCATCCGGCATCCGGAGTTCGAGCTCTTCTCCAACAATAGCGTCCACTGGAATGCCGGGGTCGCCTGTTCCGACTGTCACATGCCCTACACCAAGGTGGGGAGCCAGAAGGTGTCGGACCACCGGGTCATGAGCCCGCTCAAGAATGATCTGAAGGCATGCCAGCAGTGCCATGCCGAGAGCCCGGAATGGCTGCGCAACCAGGTCTTCGCCATCCAGGACCGGACCATGTCTCTCTTTATCCGATCCGGTTATGCCACAGCCACGGTGGCCAAGCTCTTCGAAATGGCGAACAGAGCCGAGACCGGTGGAAAACGGATCGACAGGACGCTCTATGACCAGGCGAAGAACCATTACGAGGAAGCCTTCTACAGGGTGATCTACATCGGCGCCGAGAACTCGGTCGGCTTCCACAACCCGACCGAGGCAATGCGCATCCTGGGCGATGCGGCCAGCCAGGCGGGAAAGGCGGAAGGACTTCTGCGCCAGGCCCTTGCCAAGGCCGGGATAGCAGTGCCGGTGAAGGTCGACCTGGAGCTGGCGAAGTATGTCAACAACCGGGGAGCGAAGAAGCTCATGTTCAAACCCGAGCACGAAATCAAGGACCCTCTGGCAACCAGGTAG